A stretch of the Alosa alosa isolate M-15738 ecotype Scorff River chromosome 16, AALO_Geno_1.1, whole genome shotgun sequence genome encodes the following:
- the LOC125309402 gene encoding probable E3 ubiquitin-protein ligase TRIML2 isoform X2, which translates to MSSRRSSVTSGGHSSVTSRRHSSVASGRASTPCNTHQRQLIVFCQQCGKPLCDSCLSSGEHRNHELSRLPDACKKEMDELMKNSKELTKNIRKQGNFATQASINHRLKLIEDNFNKSKENIEAQFKDLKDLLEANRRQVFKLLNAQKDHTKAQLREIKQYGENEIADIHEKLEQFRIQIGQDPNSVLCSAVLKECMEQEKRIEIIGKSFVDWEEPKYDDLRLKSLEKSVDAIVKKSKACLQYPWEFADFITFDKATAHEKLRVSENNRQVTVFAKDLRSKSQPNQLPDPLLHVLAEQSFTAGQHYWEVDVRGCRSWAVGVEGEEEEEGRQAGTSPLGHKKLSWMLESDAGMLSALQNDVSTPVREQDLSFIGLFLDYDKERLTFYNVATDTVMHNFVFRRGTKMRPAFNITPEGDESSFLVLCDLCEEDRPESPADMVDSSVESPNQRGEEDRPESRASTGVTESSVGSANATSDPPGPTLT; encoded by the exons ATGTCTTCAAGGCGCTCCTCTGTCACATCTGGGGGGCACTCCTCTGTCACATCTAGGAGGCACTCCTCTGTTGCATCTGGGAGAGCCAGCACTCCCTGTAATACTCATCAACGGCAATTGATTGTCTTCTGCCAACAGTGTGGAAAGCCACTGTGCGACAGCTGCTTGTCCAGTGGCGAACACCGCAACCATGAGTTATCACGTCTTCCAGACGCATGCAAGAAAGAAATG gacgAACTTATGAAGAACAGCAAAGAACTGACAAAGAATATCAGAAAGCAAGGCAATTTTGCTACACAAGCATCAATCAACCACAGACTTAAACTTATAGAG GACAACTTTAATAAATCCAAAGAGAACATAGAAGCTCAGTTCAAGGACCTGAAAGACCTTCTGGAGGCAAACAGAAGGCAGGTCTTCAAACTCTTAAACGCACAGAAGGACCACACGAAGGCACAACTCCGTGAGATCAAGCAATATGGAGAGAATGAGATAGCAGACATCCATGAGAAACTGGAACAGTTTCGGATCCAGATAGGACAGGACCCGAACAGTGTGCTGTGTTCTGCTGTGCTG AAAGAATGCATGGAACAGGAAAAAAG AATTGAAATCATTGGAAAGAGTTTTGTTGACTGGGAGGAGCCTAAGTACGATGATCTCAGACTGAAATCATTGGAGAAGTCTGTCGATGCAATTGTGAAGAAGAGCAAGGCTTGTCTCCAATACCCATGGGAAT TTGCTGACTTCATCACATTTGACAAAGCTACAGCACATGAAAAGCTGAGAGTATCTGAGAATAATAGACAGGTGACTGTCTTTGCCAAGGATCTGCGGAGTAAAAGTCAACCAAACCAACTTCCGGATCCCCTATTGCATGTCCTGGCTGAACAGTCTTTCACAGCTGGTCAGCACTACTGGGAGGTGGACGTGCGAGGGTGTCGGAGCTGGGCGGTGggtgtggagggagaggaggaagaggaaggcagGCAGGCTGGGACGTCCCCACTGGGACACAAGAAGCTGTCCTGGATGCTGGAGTCGGATGCAGGCATGCTGTCAGCGCTGCAAAACGATGTTTCCACCCCAGTGAGAGAGCAGGATCTCTCCTTCATCGGCTTGTTCCTTGACTATGATAAGGAGCGCCTGACGTTCTACAACGTTGCCACTGATACTGTGATGCACAACTTTGTGTTCCGCCGTGGCACGAAGATGCGGCCTGCGTTCAACATCACCCCCGAGGGAGACGAGTCATCCTTTCTGGTCCTGTGTGACCTTTGTGAGGAGGACAGGCCTGAAAGTCCAGCAGATATGGTTGACTCCAGTGTGGAATCGCCAAACCAGAGGGGTGAGGAGGACAG GCCCGAAAGTAGGGCAAGTACCGGTGTAACTGAATCCAGTGTGGGCTCAGCAAATGCCACCAGTGATCCTCCAG GGCCCACCCTCACCTGA
- the LOC125309402 gene encoding probable E3 ubiquitin-protein ligase TRIML2 isoform X1, which yields MSSRRSSVTSGGHSSVTSRRHSSVASGRASTPCNTHQRQLIVFCQQCGKPLCDSCLSSGEHRNHELSRLPDACKKEMDELMKNSKELTKNIRKQGNFATQASINHRLKLIEDNFNKSKENIEAQFKDLKDLLEANRRQVFKLLNAQKDHTKAQLREIKQYGENEIADIHEKLEQFRIQIGQDPNSVLCSAVLKECMEQEKRIEIIGKSFVDWEEPKYDDLRLKSLEKSVDAIVKKSKACLQYPWEFADFITFDKATAHEKLRVSENNRQVTVFAKDLRSKSQPNQLPDPLLHVLAEQSFTAGQHYWEVDVRGCRSWAVGVEGEEEEEGRQAGTSPLGHKKLSWMLESDAGMLSALQNDVSTPVREQDLSFIGLFLDYDKERLTFYNVATDTVMHNFVFRRGTKMRPAFNITPEGDESSFLVLCDLCEEDRPESPADMVDSSVESPNQRGEEDRPESRASTGVTESSVGSANATSDPPGPTLT from the exons ATGTCTTCAAGGCGCTCCTCTGTCACATCTGGGGGGCACTCCTCTGTCACATCTAGGAGGCACTCCTCTGTTGCATCTGGGAGAGCCAGCACTCCCTGTAATACTCATCAACGGCAATTGATTGTCTTCTGCCAACAGTGTGGAAAGCCACTGTGCGACAGCTGCTTGTCCAGTGGCGAACACCGCAACCATGAGTTATCACGTCTTCCAGACGCATGCAAGAAAGAAATG gacgAACTTATGAAGAACAGCAAAGAACTGACAAAGAATATCAGAAAGCAAGGCAATTTTGCTACACAAGCATCAATCAACCACAGACTTAAACTTATAGAG GACAACTTTAATAAATCCAAAGAGAACATAGAAGCTCAGTTCAAGGACCTGAAAGACCTTCTGGAGGCAAACAGAAGGCAGGTCTTCAAACTCTTAAACGCACAGAAGGACCACACGAAGGCACAACTCCGTGAGATCAAGCAATATGGAGAGAATGAGATAGCAGACATCCATGAGAAACTGGAACAGTTTCGGATCCAGATAGGACAGGACCCGAACAGTGTGCTGTGTTCTGCTGTGCTG AAAGAATGCATGGAACAGGAAAAAAG AATTGAAATCATTGGAAAGAGTTTTGTTGACTGGGAGGAGCCTAAGTACGATGATCTCAGACTGAAATCATTGGAGAAGTCTGTCGATGCAATTGTGAAGAAGAGCAAGGCTTGTCTCCAATACCCATGGGAAT TTGCTGACTTCATCACATTTGACAAAGCTACAGCACATGAAAAGCTGAGAGTATCTGAGAATAATAGACAGGTGACTGTCTTTGCCAAGGATCTGCGGAGTAAAAGTCAACCAAACCAACTTCCGGATCCCCTATTGCATGTCCTGGCTGAACAGTCTTTCACAGCTGGTCAGCACTACTGGGAGGTGGACGTGCGAGGGTGTCGGAGCTGGGCGGTGggtgtggagggagaggaggaagaggaaggcagGCAGGCTGGGACGTCCCCACTGGGACACAAGAAGCTGTCCTGGATGCTGGAGTCGGATGCAGGCATGCTGTCAGCGCTGCAAAACGATGTTTCCACCCCAGTGAGAGAGCAGGATCTCTCCTTCATCGGCTTGTTCCTTGACTATGATAAGGAGCGCCTGACGTTCTACAACGTTGCCACTGATACTGTGATGCACAACTTTGTGTTCCGCCGTGGCACGAAGATGCGGCCTGCGTTCAACATCACCCCCGAGGGAGACGAGTCATCCTTTCTGGTCCTGTGTGACCTTTGTGAGGAGGACAGGCCTGAAAGTCCAGCAGATATGGTTGACTCCAGTGTGGAATCGCCAAACCAGAGGGGTGAGGAGGACAG GCCCGAAAGTAGGGCAAGTACCGGTGTAACTGAATCCAGTGTGGGCTCAGCAAATGCCACCAGTGATCCTCCAGGGCCCACCCTCACCTGA